A window from Sphingobacteriia bacterium encodes these proteins:
- a CDS encoding Hsp33 family molecular chaperone HslO gives MANNFVRSFIIDTNNVRGKIVKLDNVIDNILKRQSYPDIISKLIGESMLALSMIGYDLKTDGIITLQFTTNNILKIFVADITASMNLRGYAEIAEEADFTKNYAFSEIMGKGQIVITIDPGGENSTRYQGIVEINGNSVSEVITNYIINSEQINTVMKLHVEKVNGNWCGGGVIIQKMPKPSNSTLDEIDDNWEELRIFTESVSEEELVNSELSNEDLLKRLYGTHDIVLFDKKEIGDKCRCSPLKALKVLKSLPEEELESLKVDGKVVIKCQFCNTETVFEHI, from the coding sequence ATGGCAAATAATTTTGTTAGATCTTTCATTATAGATACAAATAATGTTAGAGGAAAAATAGTTAAATTAGATAATGTAATTGATAATATCTTAAAAAGACAAAGCTACCCAGATATAATTTCTAAACTTATAGGTGAATCAATGCTTGCATTAAGCATGATAGGCTATGATCTTAAAACAGATGGAATAATTACATTACAATTTACCACTAATAATATTTTAAAAATATTTGTGGCTGATATTACGGCAAGCATGAATTTAAGAGGTTATGCAGAAATAGCTGAAGAAGCAGATTTTACAAAAAATTATGCTTTTTCTGAAATTATGGGTAAAGGTCAAATTGTAATTACAATTGATCCAGGCGGAGAAAACTCAACTCGTTATCAGGGAATAGTAGAAATTAACGGTAATAGTGTTAGTGAAGTAATCACTAATTATATCATTAATTCAGAGCAAATTAACACTGTAATGAAATTACATGTTGAAAAGGTTAATGGTAACTGGTGTGGTGGTGGTGTTATTATACAAAAAATGCCTAAGCCTTCAAATTCTACATTAGATGAGATTGATGATAATTGGGAAGAGTTAAGAATATTTACAGAAAGTGTAAGCGAAGAGGAATTAGTTAATAGTGAACTTTCTAATGAAGATTTATTAAAAAGACTTTACGGAACACATGATATAGTATTATTTGATAAAAAGGAAATAGGTGATAAATGTCGATGCTCACCGCTTAAAGCTTTAAAAGTTTTAAAATCTTTACCTGAAGAAGAACTTGAAAGTTTAAAAGTTGATGGTAAAGTAGTCATTAAATGTCAATTTTGTAATACAGAGACAGTTTTTGAACATATTTAA
- the murA gene encoding UDP-N-acetylglucosamine 1-carboxyvinyltransferase codes for MEKLSIKGGKPLYGEIYISGSKNSALPIMAASLLTEDTLVLSNVPFLVDVTTMSKLLVQHGVDFCVDGSSFENNCSGKRILFNAANVNNLQAPYEIVRKMRASVIVLGPLLARFGRAKVSLPGGCAIGTRPVDLHIKGLEAMGAKIELEEGYICAEAPNGLHGAEITFDKVSVGATENVMMAATLANGITIINNAAKEPEIIDLGNCLKAMGADIEGLGSDKIVIKGINKLKGANYRVISDRIEAGSFAAMVGATGGEIKLQNFNIDLFHNVLDKFEEIGVNIVPEKDGILVKRKEERLKAAEIITQPHPGFPTDLQAQFMAMTTIAEGVSTIQENIFENRFMHVPELIRMGANIKLNGNMALIKGVERLKGAQVMATDLRASMSLLIAALSTDEETIVNRIYHIDRGYERIEEKLQKCGAVIQRLK; via the coding sequence ATGGAAAAATTAAGTATTAAGGGTGGTAAACCGCTATATGGTGAAATATATATAAGTGGTTCAAAAAATTCGGCTTTACCTATTATGGCAGCAAGCCTTTTAACTGAAGATACCTTAGTATTATCAAATGTCCCTTTTTTAGTTGATGTTACAACAATGAGTAAACTTCTTGTGCAACATGGGGTTGATTTTTGTGTAGATGGCTCAAGTTTTGAAAATAATTGTTCAGGTAAAAGGATATTGTTTAATGCCGCAAATGTGAATAATTTACAGGCTCCTTATGAAATTGTAAGAAAAATGAGAGCGTCGGTTATAGTTTTAGGACCATTACTTGCAAGATTTGGTAGGGCAAAAGTATCCCTTCCTGGTGGATGCGCAATTGGAACAAGGCCTGTTGATTTGCATATTAAGGGCTTAGAAGCAATGGGCGCTAAAATAGAGTTAGAAGAAGGTTATATATGTGCTGAAGCCCCCAATGGTTTGCACGGTGCAGAAATTACCTTTGATAAAGTTTCAGTAGGCGCAACCGAAAATGTAATGATGGCGGCAACGCTCGCAAATGGTATAACAATTATAAATAATGCTGCTAAAGAACCTGAAATAATAGATTTAGGAAATTGTTTGAAAGCAATGGGTGCAGATATTGAAGGGTTAGGTAGCGATAAAATTGTAATTAAAGGTATAAATAAACTAAAAGGTGCTAATTACCGAGTTATATCTGATAGAATTGAAGCAGGTAGTTTTGCTGCAATGGTAGGCGCTACGGGTGGCGAAATTAAATTACAGAATTTTAATATAGATTTATTTCATAATGTACTCGATAAATTTGAAGAAATAGGCGTGAATATTGTTCCTGAAAAAGATGGAATATTAGTTAAAAGAAAAGAAGAAAGGTTAAAAGCCGCAGAAATTATAACTCAACCGCACCCAGGTTTTCCTACCGATCTGCAAGCTCAATTTATGGCAATGACTACAATTGCTGAAGGTGTTTCAACTATTCAAGAAAATATATTTGAAAACAGATTTATGCATGTCCCAGAATTAATAAGAATGGGAGCAAATATAAAATTAAATGGCAATATGGCTTTAATAAAAGGGGTCGAAAGATTAAAAGGTGCACAAGTAATGGCAACGGATTTGCGTGCTTCTATGTCGCTTCTTATCGCTGCACTCTCAACTGATGAAGAAACGATAGTTAATAGAATATATCATATCGATAGAGGATATGAACGCATTGAAGAAAAATTACAAAAATGTGGCGCTGTAATTCAAAGGTTAAAATAA
- a CDS encoding outer membrane lipoprotein carrier protein LolA — protein sequence MKKLLEILLIVFIIFPAEAKSKGHAHEIIEQMNYIDEKSVLYGKNNTGSPDLNLQASITAYLNNIKTMVANFIQISPDGSSSEGTFFLARPGKLRWQYNPPVPILIIVNNNKLIYYDYELNEVTYSNTDEVLGSFLTAEKINFKDQKVTIDKTLKADGIIRMNVLHPEKKQKMTLLFTESPLQLKKIEFFDDTAQITSVSFHEAKYNVELDRNLFILKNPRVFKTK from the coding sequence ATGAAAAAATTATTAGAAATATTGTTAATAGTTTTCATAATTTTTCCAGCAGAAGCCAAATCAAAAGGTCACGCTCATGAAATTATCGAGCAAATGAATTATATTGATGAAAAATCAGTTTTATATGGAAAAAATAATACAGGTAGCCCTGATTTAAACCTTCAAGCAAGCATTACAGCTTATCTAAATAACATTAAAACTATGGTTGCAAATTTTATCCAAATCTCACCTGATGGAAGCAGTAGTGAAGGTACTTTTTTTCTAGCAAGACCAGGAAAACTTAGATGGCAATATAATCCTCCAGTACCAATTTTAATTATTGTTAATAATAATAAGCTTATATATTACGATTATGAATTAAATGAAGTAACATATAGTAATACAGATGAAGTTTTAGGTTCCTTTTTAACTGCCGAAAAAATTAATTTTAAGGATCAAAAAGTTACAATCGATAAAACTTTAAAAGCTGACGGTATTATTAGAATGAATGTTTTGCATCCTGAAAAAAAACAAAAAATGACTTTACTCTTTACAGAAAGCCCATTGCAATTAAAAAAGATAGAGTTTTTTGATGATACTGCACAAATAACTTCAGTATCATTTCATGAAGCAAAATATAATGTAGAACTTGATAGAAATTTATTTATACTTAAAAACCCAAGAGTATTTAAAACTAAGTAA
- a CDS encoding phosphate ABC transporter ATP-binding protein — MSGFGNKKQRVKISAQSLNLFYNDKQSLFNINFEIYSNTVTALIGPSGCGKSSFLRCLNRMNDLIEGCKVSGIITIDKQDIYNKDVDVVQLRTKIGMVFQKPNPFPKTIYDNIAYGPRLHGIAKKNSQEEKEIVEQSLVQAGLFNEVKDRLMQPATSLSGGQQQRLCIARTIAIQPEVILMDEPCSALDPIATAKIEALIDELKQKYTIIIVTHSMQQAARVSEYTGFFNMGYLIEHGVTENIFTNPKLEQTQDYITGRFG; from the coding sequence ATGAGCGGATTTGGTAACAAAAAGCAAAGAGTTAAAATTTCAGCGCAGTCATTAAACTTATTTTATAATGACAAACAGTCTTTATTTAATATTAACTTTGAAATATACAGTAATACTGTAACAGCGCTTATTGGCCCCTCTGGTTGTGGGAAGTCTTCATTTTTAAGATGTTTAAATCGTATGAATGACCTTATTGAAGGGTGCAAAGTTTCTGGAATAATAACTATTGATAAGCAAGATATATATAATAAGGATGTTGATGTCGTTCAACTTAGAACAAAAATTGGAATGGTTTTTCAAAAGCCAAACCCTTTTCCTAAAACTATTTATGATAATATAGCTTATGGGCCACGTTTGCATGGAATAGCAAAGAAAAATTCTCAAGAAGAAAAAGAAATTGTAGAACAAAGTTTGGTTCAGGCAGGGCTTTTTAATGAAGTCAAAGATAGATTGATGCAACCTGCGACTTCACTTTCAGGCGGCCAACAACAAAGATTATGTATTGCAAGGACCATAGCGATCCAGCCTGAAGTGATATTAATGGATGAACCATGTTCGGCGCTTGACCCTATTGCTACAGCAAAGATTGAAGCGTTAATAGATGAGTTAAAACAAAAATATACTATAATTATTGTAACTCATTCAATGCAACAAGCGGCGAGGGTATCGGAATACACCGGTTTTTTTAACATGGGATATTTAATTGAGCATGGGGTAACCGAAAATATTTTCACCAACCCTAAATTGGAACAGACCCAAGATTATATTACAGGTAGATTTGGCTGA
- a CDS encoding peptidylprolyl isomerase, translating into MTIINLELKKDNIVLMQLKDGPVIIELLPDLAPKHVERFKELVDKGFYDNLTFHRVIPDFMAQTGDPTGTGKGGSGVVMDAEITKAHHLRGMVSVANKLNLHSDDSQFFILFKNALWLDNKHTIFARVVNGMEHVDKINNGGSQSGNPPLFYGKPDKILSMKLLSNNESEDFNMIVEDTGPSYEEYMSDNISYSPSTMDYICSWFSLNNYLHG; encoded by the coding sequence ATGACTATAATAAATTTAGAATTAAAAAAAGATAATATTGTACTAATGCAGTTAAAAGATGGTCCTGTAATAATTGAATTATTACCTGATCTTGCTCCAAAACACGTTGAGAGATTTAAAGAATTAGTAGATAAAGGGTTTTACGACAACTTAACTTTCCACAGAGTTATACCCGATTTTATGGCCCAGACAGGAGATCCTACAGGAACAGGGAAAGGTGGCTCGGGTGTTGTTATGGATGCTGAAATAACAAAGGCACATCATTTAAGAGGTATGGTTTCTGTAGCAAATAAACTTAATCTCCATAGTGACGACAGCCAATTTTTTATTTTGTTTAAAAATGCTTTATGGCTAGATAATAAACATACAATTTTTGCTAGAGTAGTAAATGGTATGGAGCACGTTGATAAAATTAATAACGGAGGAAGTCAAAGTGGTAACCCACCTCTTTTCTATGGTAAACCGGATAAAATTTTATCTATGAAATTACTCTCCAATAATGAATCTGAAGATTTTAATATGATTGTTGAAGACACAGGACCAAGCTATGAAGAATATATGTCAGACAACATAAGTTATTCTCCATCAACAATGGATTATATTTGCTCTTGGTTCTCCCTCAATAACTATTTGCATGGCTAA
- a CDS encoding dCTP deaminase, producing MSVMSDKWIREMAIKHAMIEPFVDTQQKQDQKKGGLISYGLSSYGYDARVADEFKIFTNVDSATVDPKDFNKSSFVDRKTDVCIIPPNSFVLARTVEYFKIPRDVLVICVGKSTYARCGIIVNVTPLEPEWEGHVTLEFSNTTPLPAKIYANEGVCQFIFLKGDQICETSYSDRSGKYMMQTGVTLPKV from the coding sequence ATGTCTGTAATGTCAGATAAATGGATCAGAGAAATGGCAATAAAACATGCTATGATAGAACCATTTGTAGATACACAACAAAAGCAAGATCAAAAGAAGGGCGGATTAATATCATATGGTTTATCATCATATGGTTATGATGCAAGGGTTGCGGATGAATTTAAGATATTTACTAATGTAGATTCTGCAACTGTTGACCCAAAAGATTTTAATAAATCTAGTTTCGTTGATAGAAAAACGGATGTTTGCATTATCCCTCCAAATAGTTTTGTTTTAGCAAGAACAGTAGAATATTTTAAAATTCCTAGAGATGTATTAGTTATTTGCGTTGGTAAATCAACTTATGCAAGATGTGGAATAATAGTAAATGTTACGCCTCTTGAACCAGAATGGGAAGGACATGTGACTCTTGAGTTTTCTAATACTACTCCGCTTCCTGCTAAAATTTATGCAAATGAAGGTGTTTGCCAATTTATATTCTTAAAAGGCGATCAGATTTGCGAAACTTCATATTCTGACAGAAGTGGGAAATATATGATGCAAACTGGCGTGACCTTACCTAAGGTATAA
- the pstC gene encoding phosphate ABC transporter permease subunit PstC, with protein sequence MAIWFSLVFIIIISIISYFVIKHKIIKETTPQRKAAAPARFYGYSASLWCLIAGITSTVYAKYFTGNFPETIIPYFGVNVSFGILVLIIILIRRSFKARQHVEGWVKLLIFSISLISVLITLGITAIIFLQTISFLKYVSIFDFLFRSNWQPQNYEMDIKNSFGMLPVFLGTIYITFISLIFAAPLGIFSAIYVSEFMTKKMRAIIKPSIEMLASIPSVVYGYFASFYIGPFIKDIATFLGFSSSTENALAAGLMIGVMILPLIMTMSDDVISSIPKALRDASLALGATHIETLRKVILPAAKPGIICAILIALSRAIGETMIVTMAAGFNAKLTLNPFDSLTTITVQIVSLMTGDENFDSPKTLSAFGLASILFIFTVTINFISNKVIVVYKRKYGNFS encoded by the coding sequence ATGGCTATATGGTTCTCATTAGTTTTTATAATTATTATTTCAATTATTAGTTATTTTGTTATTAAACATAAAATAATTAAGGAAACTACGCCACAAAGAAAAGCTGCAGCACCTGCAAGATTTTATGGTTATTCTGCAAGTCTCTGGTGTTTAATAGCAGGAATTACTTCAACTGTTTATGCAAAATATTTTACTGGGAACTTTCCAGAAACTATTATTCCATATTTTGGTGTAAATGTTAGCTTTGGAATTCTAGTTTTAATTATTATTTTAATTAGACGAAGCTTTAAAGCAAGGCAGCATGTTGAAGGTTGGGTAAAGCTATTAATTTTTTCTATATCTCTTATAAGTGTCCTAATTACGCTAGGTATAACAGCAATAATTTTCCTACAAACAATTAGCTTTTTAAAATACGTTTCAATTTTTGACTTTTTATTTAGAAGTAATTGGCAGCCGCAAAATTATGAAATGGATATAAAAAATTCATTTGGAATGCTACCTGTATTTTTAGGAACAATTTACATTACTTTTATCTCTCTTATCTTTGCTGCTCCACTTGGTATTTTTTCTGCGATATATGTTAGCGAATTTATGACAAAAAAAATGAGAGCGATAATAAAACCATCTATAGAAATGCTCGCAAGTATACCGAGTGTTGTATATGGTTATTTCGCATCATTTTATATAGGGCCTTTTATTAAGGATATCGCAACATTTTTAGGTTTTTCATCAAGTACAGAAAATGCGCTAGCTGCAGGTTTAATGATTGGAGTAATGATATTACCTTTAATAATGACAATGTCAGATGATGTTATTTCATCGATTCCTAAAGCTCTTAGAGATGCGTCACTCGCACTTGGAGCAACTCACATTGAAACACTTAGAAAAGTGATTTTACCTGCTGCAAAACCTGGAATTATTTGCGCTATTTTAATAGCACTTTCACGTGCTATTGGTGAAACTATGATAGTGACAATGGCTGCAGGATTTAATGCAAAATTAACTTTAAATCCTTTCGATTCTTTAACTACAATTACTGTTCAAATAGTAAGCTTAATGACAGGTGACGAAAATTTTGATAGTCCTAAAACTCTTTCAGCTTTTGGTCTTGCTTCAATATTGTTTATATTTACTGTAACAATAAATTTTATTTCAAATAAAGTAATAGTCGTATATAAAAGGAAATATGGTAATTTCTCGTAA
- a CDS encoding YggT family protein gives MNLNPFLDLIITVLDLYSYGLIIYIILGWLINFDIINKFNPIVIRIYIGFNKLYEPLMRKIRSILPDLGSLDISPIVIFLAIQLLQSLIYNYLYY, from the coding sequence ATGAATTTAAATCCATTTTTAGACCTAATAATAACTGTCCTCGATTTATATTCGTATGGATTAATTATTTATATAATTTTAGGTTGGCTGATAAATTTTGATATTATCAATAAATTTAATCCCATTGTGATTAGAATATACATAGGTTTTAATAAGCTCTATGAGCCATTAATGAGAAAAATTAGAAGTATTTTACCTGATTTAGGATCGCTTGATATTTCACCTATTGTAATATTTCTTGCTATACAATTACTTCAAAGTTTAATTTATAATTACTTGTATTACTAA
- the infA gene encoding translation initiation factor IF-1, giving the protein MAKEELLEFEGAVVELLPNAFRVKLDNGHIIIAHTSGKMRKNRIRILAGDRVMVEMTPYDLSKGRITKRHKDTDQ; this is encoded by the coding sequence ATGGCAAAAGAAGAATTACTTGAATTTGAAGGCGCAGTAGTGGAGCTTTTACCCAATGCATTTAGGGTAAAATTAGATAATGGGCATATTATCATTGCTCATACTTCTGGGAAAATGAGAAAAAATAGAATAAGAATCCTTGCGGGTGATAGGGTGATGGTAGAAATGACACCTTATGATTTATCGAAAGGAAGAATAACAAAAAGACATAAAGATACCGATCAGTAA
- the pstA gene encoding phosphate ABC transporter permease PstA — translation MVISRKRFRKRRKSDKIFYQLAKGSTIFCIAILVIILSSIIIKSFGAFNSSYVVIETKKYLNDNKDLDIDHVLLNCFENPELASFVKTIISKREIGKINNLKTTRKIYLKLTSKYDQYIRNNIKTHINENDITYINELAKKDAISVNLNFDFFINTDSREPEKAGALVGIIGSLMTVLISMIIAVPIGIITAIYLEEIAKRSWIHELIEVNIANLASIPSIIYGILGLSIFIIIFNLPRSSSLIAGLTLGLMVLPIIVVSTRQALRTIPNNIRDAAMGLGASKLQTIIHHLIPLSLPGIMTGIILSIARVMGEAAPLLMLGMVAYMANIPESVFEPATVLPIQIYLWATSIESGYIEKTFAAILMLLIISIFLNFIAFWVRKKYERIW, via the coding sequence ATGGTAATTTCTCGTAAAAGATTTCGGAAAAGACGTAAAAGTGATAAAATTTTTTATCAACTGGCTAAAGGCTCAACCATTTTTTGTATCGCTATTCTGGTTATTATTTTATCTTCGATAATTATTAAAAGTTTTGGAGCTTTTAATTCTTCATATGTTGTAATAGAAACAAAAAAATATCTTAATGATAATAAAGATTTAGATATAGATCATGTATTACTAAATTGCTTTGAAAATCCTGAATTAGCGAGTTTCGTTAAAACTATAATTAGCAAGAGAGAAATTGGGAAGATTAATAATCTTAAAACCACCCGAAAAATTTATTTAAAACTTACTTCTAAATACGACCAATATATTAGAAATAATATAAAAACTCATATAAATGAAAATGATATTACATATATAAACGAACTAGCAAAAAAAGACGCTATTTCAGTTAATTTAAATTTTGATTTTTTTATAAATACAGATTCTCGTGAGCCTGAAAAAGCCGGAGCTTTAGTTGGAATTATTGGCTCTTTAATGACTGTGCTTATTAGTATGATTATAGCAGTTCCAATAGGAATTATTACAGCAATATATTTAGAAGAAATAGCTAAGCGCTCTTGGATTCATGAGCTTATTGAGGTAAATATTGCTAATCTTGCTTCCATTCCTTCAATAATATATGGTATTTTAGGATTATCAATTTTTATAATTATTTTTAATTTGCCAAGATCTTCAAGTTTAATAGCAGGTTTGACTCTTGGACTTATGGTTTTACCTATAATTGTAGTATCAACTCGTCAAGCTTTACGAACAATACCAAATAATATAAGAGATGCGGCTATGGGACTTGGAGCTTCTAAATTACAAACAATTATTCATCATTTAATTCCTTTATCTTTACCAGGTATTATGACAGGAATTATTTTAAGTATTGCAAGAGTTATGGGAGAAGCGGCGCCACTTTTAATGTTAGGAATGGTTGCTTATATGGCTAATATTCCTGAATCGGTGTTCGAGCCTGCAACAGTACTTCCAATTCAAATTTATTTATGGGCCACAAGTATTGAATCAGGTTATATAGAGAAGACCTTTGCAGCAATTTTAATGTTATTAATTATAAGTATCTTTTTAAATTTTATTGCGTTTTGGGTAAGGAAAAAATATGAGCGGATTTGGTAA
- a CDS encoding DNA translocase FtsK 4TM domain-containing protein, which produces MYLSAKSLKKISIFLIGCGFVFAGIIQIISIASFSPFDPSFNNAVSYDEVYNITGKIGSFLSDSVIQLFGFSGLFFGIVFASWGLALIRNKQNNWWILKVLCFSFLIFAVSAFLTILPVPENYIMVSGGGWFGHLIHTYLTSFVDNITFYLITGFATFVFFITASGIKFKQVLKCVLFLFSFIRIIFAKMFFSKNTKSLNETIYNEENIIELPEEIHNFEIIGAKEKTKLSHNIVKRRKTETPKATVSNVKNNYLLPKIDFLSKAVQASVKVSSSYLQEQVHLLEQVLQDFGIKGQIIQVKPGPVVTLYELEPAAGTKSSRIIGLADDIARSMSAMSARIAVIPGKNLIGIELPNNTRETVYLRELVESNSFKDSTVKLPIALGKNIGGESVIVDLSKMPHLLVAGTTGSGKSVSVNTMILSFLYKLSPEECKFIMIDPKMLELSVYDGIPHLLAPVVTEPGKAVVALKWVVKEMENRYRLMSNVGVRNIAGYNEKVQEATRENKVLTRNVQTGFDTETGKPIFETIEIENKPLPYIVVIVDEMADLMLVAGKDIEASIQRLAQMARAAGIHLIMATQRPSVDVITGVIKANFPTRISFQVTSKIDSRTILGEQGAEQLLGMGDMLYMSGGGKIVRVHAPFVSDNEVEKVVTYLKSQSSPTYIEDITKAEEEDEEGSNFSMDSGDKLYDEAVAIVIRDKKASTSYIQRCLKIGYNRAATIIERMEKEGIISAANHVGKREILIQDGR; this is translated from the coding sequence ATGTATTTATCAGCTAAAAGCTTAAAAAAAATTTCAATTTTCCTTATAGGATGTGGCTTTGTTTTTGCTGGTATTATTCAAATTATTTCAATCGCAAGTTTTAGCCCTTTTGATCCTTCATTTAATAATGCAGTTTCATATGATGAAGTGTATAATATTACAGGTAAAATAGGCTCATTTCTTTCTGATAGTGTAATTCAATTATTTGGATTTTCAGGATTATTTTTTGGTATTGTTTTTGCAAGTTGGGGCTTAGCTCTTATAAGAAATAAGCAGAATAATTGGTGGATATTAAAAGTTTTATGTTTCTCTTTTTTAATATTTGCTGTTTCAGCTTTTTTAACTATTCTACCAGTTCCTGAAAATTATATTATGGTGAGTGGTGGTGGATGGTTTGGTCATTTAATTCACACTTATCTTACAAGTTTTGTTGATAACATTACATTTTATTTAATTACCGGGTTTGCAACTTTTGTATTCTTTATTACAGCTTCTGGAATAAAATTTAAGCAAGTTTTAAAATGTGTATTATTTTTATTCTCGTTTATAAGAATAATTTTTGCAAAAATGTTCTTTTCAAAAAATACAAAATCCTTGAACGAAACAATTTATAATGAAGAAAATATTATAGAATTGCCTGAGGAAATTCATAACTTTGAAATTATAGGTGCTAAGGAAAAAACAAAACTTAGCCATAATATAGTTAAAAGAAGAAAAACCGAAACTCCTAAAGCTACAGTTAGTAATGTTAAAAATAATTACTTACTGCCAAAAATTGATTTTCTTTCTAAAGCAGTGCAAGCATCAGTTAAAGTTAGTTCTTCATATCTCCAAGAACAAGTACATTTATTAGAACAAGTATTACAAGATTTTGGGATTAAAGGGCAAATTATTCAAGTTAAACCAGGACCAGTTGTGACTCTTTATGAACTTGAGCCTGCAGCTGGAACTAAATCTTCTAGAATTATAGGCCTTGCAGATGATATTGCTAGATCTATGAGCGCAATGTCAGCTCGTATAGCTGTAATTCCTGGAAAAAATTTAATTGGAATTGAATTACCAAATAATACTCGTGAAACTGTTTATTTAAGAGAATTAGTAGAATCAAATAGCTTTAAAGATTCAACAGTAAAATTACCTATAGCATTAGGTAAAAATATTGGTGGTGAATCGGTAATTGTTGATTTATCTAAAATGCCACATTTGTTAGTTGCAGGTACAACAGGTTCAGGTAAATCTGTGTCAGTAAATACTATGATTTTGTCTTTCCTGTATAAATTATCTCCTGAAGAATGCAAATTCATCATGATCGATCCTAAAATGTTAGAATTATCAGTTTATGATGGTATACCACATTTATTAGCCCCTGTAGTTACAGAGCCGGGTAAGGCAGTAGTTGCATTAAAATGGGTGGTTAAAGAAATGGAAAATCGCTATCGTTTAATGTCGAATGTCGGTGTAAGGAATATTGCGGGATATAATGAAAAAGTCCAAGAAGCTACTAGAGAAAATAAGGTGCTTACACGTAATGTTCAAACAGGTTTTGATACTGAAACAGGTAAACCAATTTTTGAAACTATTGAAATTGAAAACAAGCCTTTACCCTATATTGTGGTAATCGTAGATGAAATGGCAGACTTAATGCTAGTAGCAGGAAAGGATATAGAAGCGTCAATACAAAGGCTTGCTCAAATGGCACGAGCTGCAGGTATTCATTTAATTATGGCTACACAAAGACCTTCTGTCGATGTAATCACAGGCGTTATTAAAGCAAATTTCCCAACTCGAATTAGTTTCCAAGTAACTTCAAAAATTGACAGTAGAACCATTCTTGGTGAACAAGGTGCAGAACAATTACTTGGCATGGGTGATATGTTATACATGTCAGGTGGTGGTAAAATTGTAAGGGTTCATGCTCCATTTGTAAGTGATAACGAAGTGGAAAAAGTAGTTACCTATTTAAAATCACAAAGTAGCCCTACTTATATTGAAGATATTACTAAAGCCGAAGAAGAAGATGAAGAAGGTAGTAACTTTAGTATGGATAGTGGCGATAAATTATACGACGAAGCTGTAGCAATTGTAATTAGAGATAAAAAAGCTTCAACAAGTTATATTCAAAGATGTTTAAAAATTGGTTATAATCGAGCAGCAACTATTATTGAAAGAATGGAAAAAGAAGGTATTATAAGTGCTGCAAATCACGTTGGTAAAAGAGAAATATTAATTCAGGATGGAAGGTAA